The Gemmatimonadaceae bacterium genome contains the following window.
CGAGGTGAACTCGTAGGCCTGGAAGCCGAGGAAGGTCGTGCCGAGCAGGGCCGTCATGAACAGCCAGGTCTGGGAGGAGCGCTGGATGCGCGTCCACCAGTTGGCGCCCTCGGGCAGCGGCGTGTCCTTGAGCTGCACGGCCTGCAGGGCGAGCACCATGGCGAGGGACGACATCAGCAGCACGAAGGTCGAGGCCGACGTGACCGGGATGTCGAGGATGGGCTTGAAGACCTGCCCGGCCTCGTTGATGTACTCGGTGTGCGGGAAGGGCCCGACGATGGAGCGGCCCTTGTAGATGAGGTACGTGGCGATCAGCGACGCGAAGAGCATGCACTCCGACCCGATGAACGCCCAGATGGCGATCTTCCGGTGGTCGAGGCCCGTCGTCGTGTAGTGATGGTGCGCGTGCCCTTCGTCGTGGGCGTGCGCGGCGGCGGCGTGTGCGGACACTGTGATGGTCTCCCTTACTCGAGCGGGCTGGTGAGCCAGGTATAGAGGCCCGCCACCATCGCCAGCGCGCCACCGATCGTGACGGCCATCGAGACGGCGAACATGTCATTGCGGAGGAACAGCAGGCCGCAGAACATCACGACCATCGAGAAGGCGACCACCAGCGGCTTGGCCGTGGGGAAAGGCATCGGGATGCCGAGTTCCTTGGCCGTGTGGCGCTCCTTCTCCTCATGCATGGGCACCGCGTGGGCGTCGGTGATGGTCACCGCGTCGGCGTGCGAGTGCTCGATGCCGGCCGTCTTCTCCGGGGACTTCAGGTCCCAGAGCGGATAGCGCGACTCGACCTCGGGGATCTGCGCGAAGTTGTACTCCGGCGGCGGCGAGGGAATCGACCACTCCAGCGTGGCCGCGCCCCAGGGGTCATTGCCGGCGACGGCGCCGCGGGTGCGGCTGCGCAGGAAGTTCCAGACGAACACCGACGTCGCGATCACCAGCAGGTAGGTGCCGTAGGTGGCAAGCAGGTTGAACAGGTCAAAGCCCTGGCCGGCGTCGTACGTATAGATGCGGCGCGACATGCCGAGCAGGCCGCTGAAGTGCATCGGGAAGAACGTGAGGTTCATGCCGATGAACGTCAGCCAGAAGTGCAGGTTGCCCAGCCCCTCGCCCATCATGCGTCCGGTCATCTTCGGGTAGTAATGGTAGATGCCGGCGAAGATGCCCATGATGCTTCCACCGAAGAGCACATAGTGGAAGTGCGCGACGATGAAGTAGGTGTCGGTCTGCTGCAGGTCGGCCGGCGGCGAGGAGTGCATCACGCCCGAGATGCCGCCGATGGTGAACATGCCGATCAGCGCGATGGCGAACTTCATCGGCACCGTGAAGCGGATCTGGCCGTCCCACATCGTGGCGATCCAGTTGAAGATCTTCACGCCCGTGGGGATGGCGATGAGCATCGTCATCATCGAGAAGATCGAGTCGGCCACGGGACCCATGCCCACGGCGAACATGTGGTGGGCCCACACGCCGAAGCCGAGGAAGCCGATCATGATGCCCGAGTAGACCATCACGTTGTAGCCGAACAGCGGCTTCTTCGAGAAGGTCGGCAGCACCTCCGACACGAGGCCGAAGGCGGGCAGGATGAGGATGTACACCTCGGGGTGGCCGAACACCCAGAACAGATGCTGCCAGAGCAGCGGGTCGGCGCCAGCGGCAATCGCGTAGAACGTCGTGCCGAAGAAACGATCCATCAGCAGGAAGAACAGCGCGATGGTGATCGGCGGGAACGCGAGGATGACGAGGAACTGCACGACGAACGACATCCACGTGAACATCGGCATGCGCATCAGGCTCATGCCCGGGGCGCGCATGTTGATGATCGTCGTGATGAAATTGAACGCCGCGGCCAGCGAGCTGATGCCGAGGATCTGCAGGCCGAGCACCCAGAAGTCGATGTTGGGGCCGGCCGAGAAGCGGCTCGTGCTGAGCGGGGCGTAGCCGAACCAGCCACCGTCGGGCGCGACCTGGAACAGGATGGGCAGCGTGATGAAGATGCCGCCGAAGAGGTACACCCAGTACGAGAACGCATTGAGCCGCGGGAAGGCGACGTCACGCGCGCCGATCTGCAGCGGAATCAAATAATTGAAGAACGCGGCCGAGAGCGGCATGATGGCGAGGAACACCATCGTCGTGCCGTGCATCGTGAACAGCTGGTTGTACGTCTCGGCGCTCACGAAGCCCATGTTCGGGCGCATGAGCTGCGTGCGGATGAGGACGGCCTCGAGGCCGCCGATGATGAAGAAGATGAGCGCGGTCCAGAGATAGAGCGTGCCGATCCGCTTGTGATCGACAGTGGTGATCCAGCTCCAGATCCCCGTATTCTCCGCGGTCGCGGCGGAAGCCGTCGCGGTCGTCGGTGCAGCGATGGATGCCATTGGTCAGGATCTCCGGATCACTTGAGCGACCGCAGGTACGCCACGACATCGGCGATCTGCGCATCGGTGAGGCCCGCGGTCACGGGGCCCTTGAGGTCGGGGCTGTACTCGCCCACGCCGACGACGAGCATCAGCGCGCCGGGCTTCATCTTCTTGGCGTTCTTCACCCAGCGCGCGACGTTGGCGTCGGTGTTGGGGAAGAGGCCGCCGCCGAAGGTGTGGCGGGAGGCGAAGTGCGTGAGGTTGGGACCGATCGTGGAGACGGCCATCGGGTTGCCACCGACAGCGTGACAGCCGATGCAGCCACCCATCAGGAAGGCGGTCTGGCCGCGCGTGGCGTCGCCGTTGGCGAGCAGCGCGTCGTCATACGCGATCGTCGCGTTGACCGGCGTCTTCGGGATCACGTGGTCCGGCAGGTCGGCGGCCGGGAACGTGTAGCCGTCCGCCGGGCCCGCGTAGGTGGAGTCACGGTGCGGGACGGCCGGTGACGCCTGGTGCGCCACCCAGGAGGCGAACTGCTCGGGTGACACGGTGAACATCCGGAACTTCATGTTCGCGTGGCTGGTGCCGCAGTACTCGACGCAGAAGCCGTTGTAGGCGTTCGTGCCGAGGTCGGGGTTCGGCGTGAACCAGAGGTAGTTCGTCCGGTTCGTGATGAGGTCGCGCTTGCCGCCCATCTGGGGGATCCAGAAGGAGTGCAGCACGTCCTTGCTGCGGAGCACGAAGTTCACCGGGCGGCCGACCGGCAGGTACAGCTCGTTGGCCGTGGTGACGCCGTACTCGGGATACTTGAACTCCCACCACCACTGGTTGCCGGTGACCTCGACCGTGAGCGCACCCGCCGGGGCCGGCGCCTGCGTCTGGAAGATGGTCTTCACGGTGGGGATGGCGATGAGCACGAGGATGACGGCGGGAATCGCCGTCCACGTGATCTCCAGCGCCACGTTGCCGTGCGTCTGCGGCGGCTCCGGGGAATCCGGCTTCTTGCGGAAGCGGATGATGGTGTAGAGGAGCGCCAACTCGACGACGACGAACACGATCGTGCCCCAGAACAGCAGGCGGCCCCAGAGGCCATCGATCGCGATGTTGAAGTCGGTGGTGTGGTTGAAGGTGGAGTTCGGATACTGCTCCGCTCCACACGCGGTGAGCGTCAGGGTAATCGCTGCCAACAGCAGCGCTGGCGCCGCCTGACGCAGGCGCGACATCGACATCGTGACTCGGGCTGGGGGGAGTGCCGCCGGTCCGGAAACGGACGGAAGCCGCCATATATGGGACTCGGAATAACCTACCCCGCCCCTAGGGGTCTCACAAGCGGCGGAACCCCCACCTAAGTCCTTGTGCCGGTCAAGGTTCGGACCCCTTGGCCGATACTGCGCCGCGGGGTCGCAGCCGCAGGAACGCCCGGGGGCGACGCGGCGCGGGCTGCGGTGCTAGTCCGGCGCGATCTCGATGGGCACCGCGTGCTGCTCCTTCACCTTGGCCTGCATGATCTCCAAGGCGGTGCGGATCTGGCCCACGTACTCACGAAGGGCCCGCACCTTGGTTTGCTCGCCACCGCCCCGGCCGGACGCGAGGATCATCGCGCTCACCTGGTCGGCGATGAGGCCGAACTGGCCCTTGAGCTGCCCCTGCAGCGGGGTGGCAATCCGCTTGATCTGTCCCGGGATGATGCCGACGCCCCGCTGGTTCTTGACGTCGATGGCCATCCGCTCCACGTGGCCGTGGATGGTCTGGATGGTGGCCAGGGCCTCCTCGATGGTCTTCATCTTCTGGGCGCCTGCGCCGTCGAGCTTGACTCCGGCCATGTTTAGGATGAAGGGTGAAGGTGGGAGGTTGAAGGCATCTGGATGCGAGGTGCAAGGCTCCGTACACCGGACGAGGCGCCTTTCCCGCCTCTTGCCAACCTAAGGGCTTTTGCCGCGAGCCGCAGCGACGGGTAGCGGTCTGGGCGCGCCCGCTACCTGCCGGTCATGGCGCTGGGGTCCAGCACCGCATCCAGCTGCTTTCGCGTCATCAGCTTCTTCTCCAGCGCCAGCTCGGCCACGCCGCGGCCAGTTTCCAGGGCCTCCTTGGCCAACGCCGTGCACTTCTCATAGCCAAGCGTTGGCAGCAGCGCCGTGACAAGCCCGATGGAGCGCTCCACGAAGTCGCGCATCACCTGCGGGTTGGCCTCGATGCCGTCCACGCACTTCTCGCGCAGCACGCGGCAGGCGTTGGTCATCGCCGAGATGTTGCGCAGGAGCCGGAATGCGATGATCGGCTCGAAGACGTTGAGCTGCAGCTGCCCCGCCTCGGCGGCCAGCGTCACGGTGACGTCGCCGCCGATGACGTCGAAGCAGACCTGGTTCACCGCCT
Protein-coding sequences here:
- the coxB gene encoding cytochrome c oxidase subunit II, whose translation is MSMSRLRQAAPALLLAAITLTLTACGAEQYPNSTFNHTTDFNIAIDGLWGRLLFWGTIVFVVVELALLYTIIRFRKKPDSPEPPQTHGNVALEITWTAIPAVILVLIAIPTVKTIFQTQAPAPAGALTVEVTGNQWWWEFKYPEYGVTTANELYLPVGRPVNFVLRSKDVLHSFWIPQMGGKRDLITNRTNYLWFTPNPDLGTNAYNGFCVEYCGTSHANMKFRMFTVSPEQFASWVAHQASPAVPHRDSTYAGPADGYTFPAADLPDHVIPKTPVNATIAYDDALLANGDATRGQTAFLMGGCIGCHAVGGNPMAVSTIGPNLTHFASRHTFGGGLFPNTDANVARWVKNAKKMKPGALMLVVGVGEYSPDLKGPVTAGLTDAQIADVVAYLRSLK
- a CDS encoding cytochrome c oxidase subunit 3; the encoded protein is MSAHAAAAHAHDEGHAHHHYTTTGLDHRKIAIWAFIGSECMLFASLIATYLIYKGRSIVGPFPHTEYINEAGQVFKPILDIPVTSASTFVLLMSSLAMVLALQAVQLKDTPLPEGANWWTRIQRSSQTWLFMTALLGTTFLGFQAYEFTSFVREGLTIKTNLFGSTFFTLTGFHGAHVTVGVLWLMSLLWVDRTRGLGPKDELLVDIAALYWHFVDVVWIAIFTLIYLIQ
- the ctaD gene encoding cytochrome c oxidase subunit I, which produces MASIAAPTTATASAATAENTGIWSWITTVDHKRIGTLYLWTALIFFIIGGLEAVLIRTQLMRPNMGFVSAETYNQLFTMHGTTMVFLAIMPLSAAFFNYLIPLQIGARDVAFPRLNAFSYWVYLFGGIFITLPILFQVAPDGGWFGYAPLSTSRFSAGPNIDFWVLGLQILGISSLAAAFNFITTIINMRAPGMSLMRMPMFTWMSFVVQFLVILAFPPITIALFFLLMDRFFGTTFYAIAAGADPLLWQHLFWVFGHPEVYILILPAFGLVSEVLPTFSKKPLFGYNVMVYSGIMIGFLGFGVWAHHMFAVGMGPVADSIFSMMTMLIAIPTGVKIFNWIATMWDGQIRFTVPMKFAIALIGMFTIGGISGVMHSSPPADLQQTDTYFIVAHFHYVLFGGSIMGIFAGIYHYYPKMTGRMMGEGLGNLHFWLTFIGMNLTFFPMHFSGLLGMSRRIYTYDAGQGFDLFNLLATYGTYLLVIATSVFVWNFLRSRTRGAVAGNDPWGAATLEWSIPSPPPEYNFAQIPEVESRYPLWDLKSPEKTAGIEHSHADAVTITDAHAVPMHEEKERHTAKELGIPMPFPTAKPLVVAFSMVVMFCGLLFLRNDMFAVSMAVTIGGALAMVAGLYTWLTSPLE